From Psychroflexus torquis ATCC 700755, the proteins below share one genomic window:
- the dndD gene encoding DNA sulfur modification protein DndD produces the protein MKFSNVEINNFRQYYDKVKIDLTTSTDQNIILIGGKNGYGKTNFLISVVWCLYGKLIEKVDDNFKQEIRKEKNYSSFMQQSINWTAKKENKDTFSVSLIISEIELPELNQFKSNSGCVKITRNFNVSTMDEQLSILDPISNIEVFDDETDKINFINDYIIPIDAAKFVFFDAEKISEIANLSIKEEGGFINDALGKVLGLDIYDTMIEDFEFYINSLKKEGATKNLQEQIVDKEKAIQLSNIDIDGLEEENAEKLKEIDDLKKTIRQYNNLISEHSKQGNSTFDRESIITEMEKLKEKEFGLSQKFTELSEIIPLTILTGKLEEVNEHLEIQQKNELSQISSRENSEKIENFIELLFNKPPEPDNSSISLRDKLFYYEKAQNLGSELFNSTEDYMQLEFEHDLNNAEKNLISDSINLVSSQSKDLLEKTIEEFNEVKNKFSDLNKALSKVDADLEDELILDYSSKKETAEYRSDQLKDVIGRNKQKTERLKDNIIRFNQQLSLLVKKVDVNAQNKLKIKESQKYINVLNSFLEKQKAKHKDTLEKLILSELKILMHKLGSDENISKFIEDVKVTILASGQGMKITLLDQDDSEIRKESLSSGEKQIYISCLIKAILNESINSLPIFIDTPLGRLDEEHRDNITKKYYPALSQQVVLFSTNSEITPKRYKDILNNISKSYLLVNDGANTNLKTGYYQGYEN, from the coding sequence ATGAAATTCTCAAACGTTGAAATAAATAATTTCAGGCAATATTATGATAAAGTTAAAATAGACCTGACAACTAGTACTGATCAAAACATTATATTAATTGGTGGTAAAAATGGTTATGGTAAAACAAACTTTTTAATTTCAGTAGTTTGGTGCTTGTATGGCAAATTAATAGAAAAGGTTGATGATAATTTTAAACAAGAAATAAGAAAAGAAAAAAACTATTCATCTTTTATGCAACAGTCCATTAACTGGACTGCAAAAAAAGAAAATAAAGATACTTTTTCGGTAAGTCTAATAATTTCAGAAATTGAATTACCTGAATTAAATCAATTCAAATCAAATTCGGGATGCGTTAAAATTACTAGAAATTTTAACGTTAGTACTATGGATGAGCAGCTTTCTATTTTAGATCCAATTTCAAATATTGAGGTTTTTGATGATGAAACTGATAAAATCAATTTTATAAATGATTATATTATTCCAATAGATGCTGCAAAATTTGTCTTTTTTGATGCGGAAAAAATCTCTGAAATAGCCAATCTATCAATTAAAGAAGAAGGAGGTTTCATTAATGATGCTTTAGGTAAAGTTTTAGGATTAGATATTTACGACACAATGATTGAAGATTTCGAGTTTTATATAAATTCTCTTAAAAAAGAAGGAGCTACTAAAAATTTACAAGAACAAATTGTAGATAAGGAAAAGGCTATTCAGCTTTCTAACATAGATATAGACGGTCTTGAAGAAGAAAATGCAGAAAAACTTAAAGAAATAGATGACTTAAAAAAGACAATAAGGCAATATAACAACCTAATATCTGAACATAGCAAACAGGGAAATTCGACTTTTGACAGAGAATCTATCATAACAGAAATGGAAAAATTAAAAGAAAAAGAATTTGGACTTTCTCAAAAATTTACTGAATTAAGTGAGATTATTCCATTAACAATACTGACTGGAAAACTTGAAGAAGTTAATGAGCATCTTGAAATTCAACAAAAAAATGAATTATCACAAATTTCATCAAGAGAAAATTCTGAAAAAATAGAAAATTTTATTGAACTTCTATTTAACAAACCGCCTGAACCAGATAATTCTAGTATATCCCTTAGAGATAAACTTTTCTATTACGAGAAAGCTCAGAATTTGGGTTCAGAATTATTTAATAGCACTGAAGATTATATGCAACTAGAATTTGAACACGATCTTAATAATGCTGAAAAGAATTTAATTTCAGATTCTATAAACCTTGTTAGTTCACAATCAAAAGATTTACTTGAGAAAACGATTGAAGAATTTAATGAAGTGAAAAATAAATTTTCTGACCTAAATAAGGCTTTGAGCAAGGTTGATGCTGACTTAGAAGATGAACTTATTTTAGATTATTCTTCAAAGAAGGAAACCGCTGAATATAGAAGTGACCAACTCAAAGATGTGATTGGTAGAAATAAGCAAAAAACTGAAAGATTAAAAGATAATATTATTCGTTTTAATCAACAGCTTTCTTTATTGGTTAAAAAAGTTGATGTAAACGCTCAAAACAAGCTTAAAATCAAAGAAAGTCAGAAATATATCAACGTATTAAACTCATTCCTTGAAAAACAGAAAGCTAAACATAAAGATACTTTAGAAAAATTGATTTTAAGTGAGTTGAAAATATTGATGCACAAACTTGGTAGCGATGAAAACATTAGTAAATTTATTGAGGATGTAAAAGTTACTATTTTAGCCTCAGGACAAGGGATGAAAATCACATTGTTAGATCAAGATGATAGCGAAATTAGGAAAGAGAGTCTGTCGTCTGGTGAAAAACAGATATATATATCTTGTTTAATAAAAGCAATATTAAACGAGTCAATTAACAGTTTACCTATTTTTATTGACACACCTCTTGGAAGACTCGACGAAGAGCATAGAGATAATATTACTAAAAAATATTATCCAGCACTTTCACAACAAGTAGTTTTATTTTCTACTAATAGTGAAATTACTCCAAAACGCTATAAAGATATATTAAATAATATTTCAAAGTCTTATCTACTAGTTAATGATGGAGCAAACACTAATTTAAAAACAGGTTATTATCAAGGCTATGAGAATTAA
- a CDS encoding DUF5606 domain-containing protein — MKLDKVLSISGKPGLFELKAQTRGGFLAESFIDGKKIPVSMKNNVSILSEIAIYTYTEEIPLRLVFQKIFDKEEGKQSIDHKSSKKELTDYFSEILPEYDEERVYPSDIKKVLQWYNLLISKEITDFSEPKDEGQTADGLKIEDTKEK, encoded by the coding sequence ATGAAATTAGACAAAGTATTATCTATATCCGGTAAACCCGGACTTTTTGAATTAAAAGCTCAAACCAGAGGTGGTTTTTTAGCAGAATCATTTATCGATGGTAAAAAAATTCCTGTGAGCATGAAAAATAATGTCAGCATTTTAAGTGAAATTGCCATTTACACCTACACGGAAGAAATACCCCTAAGGTTAGTTTTTCAAAAGATTTTTGACAAGGAAGAAGGGAAACAATCTATAGATCATAAATCTTCTAAAAAGGAATTGACTGATTATTTTAGTGAAATTCTTCCAGAATACGATGAGGAACGTGTTTATCCTTCAGATATTAAGAAAGTTTTGCAGTGGTATAATCTTTTGATATCTAAAGAAATCACAGATTTTTCAGAGCCAAAAGATGAAGGGCAAACAGCTGATGGACTAAAGATTGAAGACACAAAAGAAAAATAA
- a CDS encoding sigma factor-like helix-turn-helix DNA-binding protein, which produces MTIEEIYKKGEISIRSYNVCQNNKLYSISDLNKYYYQNKSFHDLHNCGRRSNEELVGIFNKHQKEKLEELGIETQKEKPIFKIILGLTRVQREVINSLILVNTKSLSVRSRNAISSYLKGKFTIKYFAEKMLLSDNFNVSKIKNVGAKCVPELDKYISSIKGSLVEVSETKDENFLIALKNRFLIQRTYLNLDIPTEILESESIFLFVDYLVSVNALFNQIQTEIFKKSFKIYKNQKELTLDEIAKEVGLSAERVRQRKKGLLDEVFNKLLFTQNFNDDLFQKYNLDITSNHLDVNMDIVEIINSKNKTNLSKQFITYILFAYLSNSFALVGNVEDVFQPKYFNASNRYNWINFYIIKKELVYEIDFNALLNDIESRINNKIEETYTFNFKSYLSKFLTDNQIKSLNLIFPIAEKIINDEFELYLDLYENIIFKRNTARQVHEYTYEALEELGKPSKVKVIFEKVIELHPNYETEEAKIRSSLKRRNGFISIGRKSVHGLKKWEDELVNFKGGTIRNIVKEYLSLSPTPKHISDITEFVLKYRPKSNQNSILQNLKLDESGLYVFFKGSNIGLKSKKYQADFMKIPDVKKPEKKTWQERFEMLDNFTAIQKRQPCSTGVPPKEIKLYRWLNVQKNKLNKGKLDKDKEEELNNLLKKHPSINGKRKVNSNEKYEELISFVSTNHRLPSVSKNGEENLYHFLYKQRKLFDANELNSKEENKFIEVAKLHQNIKYEN; this is translated from the coding sequence ATGACTATTGAAGAAATCTATAAAAAAGGAGAAATAAGTATTCGATCTTATAATGTTTGTCAGAATAACAAACTTTATTCTATTTCGGATTTAAATAAATATTACTACCAAAATAAATCTTTTCATGATCTACATAATTGTGGGAGAAGGTCAAATGAGGAATTAGTTGGGATATTTAACAAACATCAAAAAGAAAAACTTGAAGAGCTTGGAATTGAAACCCAAAAAGAAAAACCAATTTTTAAAATAATTTTAGGACTGACAAGAGTTCAAAGAGAAGTAATTAATAGCTTAATTCTTGTGAATACTAAAAGCTTATCAGTGAGAAGCAGGAATGCAATATCATCGTACTTAAAAGGTAAGTTTACGATTAAATATTTTGCTGAGAAAATGTTACTTTCTGATAATTTCAATGTTAGTAAAATAAAGAATGTTGGGGCTAAATGTGTTCCTGAATTAGACAAATATATTTCTTCAATTAAAGGTTCTTTAGTTGAGGTATCTGAAACAAAAGATGAAAATTTTTTAATTGCATTAAAGAATAGATTTTTAATACAGCGTACTTATTTAAATTTAGATATACCAACTGAGATCCTTGAGTCAGAATCAATTTTTTTATTTGTAGATTATTTGGTGAGTGTAAATGCTCTTTTTAATCAAATTCAAACTGAAATATTTAAAAAATCATTTAAAATATACAAAAACCAAAAGGAGCTCACTTTAGATGAAATAGCAAAAGAAGTCGGGCTTTCAGCGGAAAGAGTGAGGCAAAGAAAAAAAGGGTTATTAGATGAGGTTTTTAATAAGCTATTGTTCACACAAAACTTCAATGATGATTTGTTCCAAAAATACAACCTAGATATTACTTCAAACCATTTGGATGTAAATATGGATATAGTTGAAATAATTAACTCAAAAAATAAAACTAATTTATCTAAACAATTTATTACTTATATACTATTTGCCTATTTATCTAATAGTTTTGCCTTAGTTGGAAATGTTGAAGATGTATTTCAACCAAAATACTTTAATGCCAGTAACAGGTATAATTGGATAAATTTCTACATAATAAAAAAAGAACTGGTTTATGAAATTGATTTTAATGCTTTATTAAATGATATCGAAAGCAGAATAAATAATAAGATTGAAGAAACATATACTTTTAATTTTAAAAGTTATTTGTCAAAATTTTTAACTGACAACCAGATTAAAAGCCTGAACTTAATATTTCCAATTGCTGAAAAAATAATTAATGATGAATTTGAATTATATCTAGATTTATATGAAAATATAATATTTAAAAGAAACACTGCAAGGCAAGTACACGAATACACATATGAGGCTCTTGAAGAATTAGGAAAGCCATCAAAAGTTAAAGTGATTTTTGAAAAGGTCATAGAACTTCATCCAAATTATGAAACAGAAGAAGCAAAAATCAGATCTTCTTTGAAACGCAGAAATGGCTTTATCTCTATTGGCAGAAAAAGTGTACACGGATTAAAAAAATGGGAAGATGAATTAGTAAATTTCAAGGGTGGTACAATAAGGAATATTGTAAAAGAGTATTTATCACTTTCTCCCACGCCAAAACATATTTCAGATATAACGGAATTCGTTTTAAAATATCGACCAAAATCTAATCAAAATAGTATTTTACAAAATTTAAAGCTTGATGAATCTGGTTTATATGTTTTTTTTAAAGGTTCAAATATTGGATTAAAATCAAAAAAATATCAAGCTGATTTCATGAAAATACCAGATGTTAAAAAGCCTGAAAAAAAGACTTGGCAAGAAAGATTTGAAATGCTTGATAATTTTACAGCAATACAAAAAAGGCAACCCTGTTCAACTGGAGTTCCTCCAAAAGAAATTAAGTTGTACCGCTGGCTTAATGTTCAAAAAAATAAACTAAATAAAGGTAAACTTGATAAAGATAAAGAAGAAGAATTAAATAATTTACTTAAAAAACATCCAAGTATAAATGGTAAGCGTAAAGTGAACTCAAACGAAAAATACGAAGAACTAATTTCATTTGTTTCAACTAACCATAGACTACCATCAGTAAGTAAAAATGGGGAAGAAAATTTATATCACTTTCTTTACAAACAACGTAAACTTTTTGATGCAAACGAACTTAATAGTAAAGAAGAAAATAAATTTATCGAAGTTGCAAAGCTTCATCAAAATATAAAATATGAAAATTAA
- the ruvX gene encoding Holliday junction resolvase RuvX encodes MKTKVIALDFGMKRTGIAISDEMKMIASGLRTVETRNLMQELKKIIEEESVDTLVVGQPKHIDGKPMQLEKNILYFIEDVQALFPSLVIKRIDERFTSKMAFQTMIDSGLKKKQRQNKGLVDEISATIILQNYLQYI; translated from the coding sequence ATGAAAACTAAAGTTATTGCCTTAGATTTTGGTATGAAAAGAACAGGAATTGCCATTTCTGATGAAATGAAGATGATAGCCTCTGGTCTAAGAACCGTAGAGACTAGGAACTTAATGCAAGAGTTGAAAAAAATAATCGAAGAAGAGTCTGTAGATACACTAGTTGTAGGTCAACCTAAACACATTGATGGCAAACCCATGCAGTTGGAAAAAAATATTCTCTATTTTATAGAAGATGTGCAGGCATTATTCCCCTCTCTTGTGATTAAAAGGATAGACGAACGGTTTACTTCAAAAATGGCTTTTCAAACTATGATTGATTCTGGTTTGAAGAAGAAACAACGTCAAAATAAAGGCTTAGTCGACGAAATTAGCGCTACGATTATACTTCAAAATTATCTTCAGTATATATAA
- a CDS encoding TIGR04104 family putative zinc finger protein, whose translation MTCETCNTKFSYFKLLKSFWFAYQDIKCNHCDSTFEHKLSNRVLGGLLVMIPIFISFMVFEDKPVLVPIIGFILMSMVLSLSLPFIMKFSRFD comes from the coding sequence ATGACCTGTGAGACGTGCAACACAAAATTCAGCTACTTTAAGTTATTAAAATCCTTTTGGTTTGCATATCAAGATATAAAATGTAACCACTGCGATTCAACTTTTGAACATAAGTTATCCAACAGAGTTTTAGGAGGACTCCTCGTAATGATACCAATTTTTATTAGTTTTATGGTTTTCGAAGACAAACCTGTGTTAGTTCCTATCATTGGATTTATACTGATGTCTATGGTTTTATCGTTATCCCTACCATTTATCATGAAATTCAGTCGGTTCGATTAA
- a CDS encoding DndE family protein encodes MRIKISKENDELLYKLKTLYNFKSEGIVPRIAFSNSLLLGKIFDAEKDVIPNSDGKEFRDDKAIFGNVIGNVSNTIIFKSVLDQHYGRNTFEDEFIKLFKLHLNHGLDIWNTKIEKANISKGDHIDILLKVVKNGLDLRKRIVKTNGSSSNKNIKEFKSLLTFDLGKTEEGENIKIRINDLREFDNRNIAIAGMAGSGKTQLIKDILYQISKNTNNELKFIFFDYKGEGNPEQLKPFLDATQCKFVDIVNDGGIEFNPFLSINLDERQKPFSIRAFVDTVSTFVPKMGVSQENILITLINNLLDRKNGSYPTILELFEELENYYEENNIKLDTLYSIVRDLSTNVFNCNTKNPNILDKSLYINLPPALSDTLRQLVVFLLLRYYNSYFSSTNDCEPKDNIFPLRYVIVIDEAHIYLKNKNARKALEELLRLLRSKGVIIVMLSQGVEDYKTKDFDFVSQVKLPICLNVQNKDYKAISNFVGTPSSKYKLESEIKKLESGKGLINIGEPKIIELRQWWKTKLDENI; translated from the coding sequence ATGAGAATTAAAATAAGTAAAGAAAATGACGAGTTGTTATACAAGCTAAAAACATTATACAACTTTAAAAGTGAGGGTATAGTTCCTAGAATTGCATTTTCAAACAGTTTGTTATTAGGTAAAATATTTGATGCTGAAAAAGATGTTATTCCTAACTCTGACGGCAAAGAATTTCGAGATGATAAAGCTATTTTTGGAAATGTTATAGGAAATGTCTCGAATACAATAATTTTTAAATCAGTTCTTGACCAACATTATGGTAGAAATACTTTTGAAGATGAATTCATAAAATTATTTAAGCTTCATCTGAACCACGGTTTAGATATTTGGAATACTAAAATTGAAAAAGCTAACATATCCAAAGGTGACCACATTGACATTCTTTTAAAAGTTGTTAAAAACGGACTTGATTTGAGAAAAAGAATTGTCAAAACAAATGGCTCATCTAGTAACAAAAATATCAAAGAATTCAAAAGTCTATTAACCTTTGATTTAGGTAAAACGGAAGAAGGTGAAAATATTAAAATTAGAATTAATGATTTAAGAGAGTTTGATAATAGAAATATTGCAATTGCTGGAATGGCAGGCTCTGGTAAAACACAATTAATTAAAGATATTTTATATCAAATTTCAAAAAACACAAACAATGAGCTAAAGTTCATTTTTTTTGACTATAAAGGAGAAGGGAATCCAGAGCAGTTAAAACCTTTTTTGGATGCTACTCAATGTAAATTTGTCGATATTGTGAACGATGGAGGAATTGAGTTTAATCCATTTTTATCTATAAACCTTGACGAAAGACAAAAACCCTTTAGTATTCGGGCTTTTGTTGATACTGTATCTACTTTTGTTCCTAAAATGGGTGTTAGCCAAGAAAATATTTTAATTACTCTCATTAATAATTTGCTTGACAGAAAAAATGGTAGTTATCCAACAATTTTAGAATTGTTTGAGGAATTAGAAAACTACTACGAAGAAAATAACATAAAACTAGATACTTTATATTCTATCGTACGTGATTTATCTACGAATGTTTTCAATTGTAATACTAAAAACCCTAATATTCTAGATAAAAGTTTATACATTAATCTTCCTCCAGCTCTATCTGACACATTAAGACAGTTAGTTGTGTTTTTATTATTGAGGTATTATAATTCTTATTTTAGTTCAACGAACGATTGTGAGCCGAAAGATAATATTTTCCCTTTACGCTATGTAATTGTTATTGATGAAGCTCACATCTATTTAAAAAATAAAAATGCACGTAAAGCGCTTGAAGAACTATTGAGACTTTTAAGATCAAAAGGAGTAATTATTGTAATGCTTTCTCAAGGTGTTGAGGATTATAAAACCAAAGACTTTGATTTTGTATCACAAGTGAAACTACCAATTTGTTTAAATGTTCAGAATAAAGACTATAAAGCGATTAGTAATTTCGTTGGAACACCAAGTAGTAAATACAAATTAGAGTCGGAAATTAAAAAATTAGAATCAGGGAAAGGGTTAATAAATATTGGAGAACCGAAAATAATTGAATTAAGACAATGGTGGAAAACTAAATTAGACGAAAATATATGA
- the def gene encoding peptide deformylase, which translates to MILPIAAYGSPVLKKKAEDISKDHPKIDELLENMFETMYNASGVGLAAPQIGLSIRLFIVDAKPFSEDESLSELEKNELEAFKRVFINPQIIEENGIEWDFNEGCLSIPDVHEDIFRKPEITVEYLDENFTPQKEKLSGLAARVVQHEYDHIEGVLFTDRISSLKKRLIKNKLTNISKGKIEVGYRMKYPLAKKIR; encoded by the coding sequence ATGATATTACCGATTGCAGCTTATGGCTCTCCTGTGCTAAAGAAAAAAGCAGAAGACATTTCGAAGGATCATCCAAAAATTGATGAGCTCTTAGAAAATATGTTTGAAACCATGTACAATGCAAGTGGAGTAGGACTAGCAGCCCCACAAATAGGTCTCTCTATTCGTTTGTTTATTGTAGATGCTAAGCCTTTTTCTGAGGATGAGTCTCTTAGTGAGCTTGAAAAAAATGAGTTAGAGGCTTTTAAGCGCGTGTTCATCAATCCACAGATTATCGAAGAAAACGGTATAGAATGGGATTTTAACGAAGGCTGTTTAAGTATTCCGGATGTACATGAAGACATATTCAGGAAGCCTGAGATCACGGTCGAGTATCTGGATGAAAATTTCACTCCTCAAAAGGAAAAGCTGTCGGGCCTAGCTGCCCGCGTGGTTCAACATGAATATGATCATATTGAGGGAGTTTTATTTACAGATAGGATTTCTAGCTTGAAGAAAAGACTCATAAAAAATAAATTGACCAATATCTCCAAGGGTAAAATAGAGGTTGGATATAGGATGAAATATCCACTAGCTAAAAAAATTAGATAG
- a CDS encoding serine hydrolase domain-containing protein, whose protein sequence is MKLNLSYKLIIYIVLLQSLSSCKVGRFIVYNFADINDHKKFPSRSIEKDSISFQFTEAKVSKIPDSVTVRKEKTSFKTYLEDNETVAFLVIRNDTLLYENYWYDYNRSSIVPSFSMAKSVTSILIGIAIDEGLITSVNEPVTNYIPELKDNGFNEVSLEHLLQMTSGLKFNEGYYNPFGTVATFYYGRRLRKAVEKLELENPPGVGFSYTSGEAQLLGLVLERALNGQTISSYLEEKLWKPLQMEYDASWSIDKKKNGLEKTFCCLNARARDFAKLGRLYLNKGNWNGQQIVSKAWVERSTAIDTTNGSSWEYQYQWWIPTKTGDFMAEGILGQYIYVDPKTNLIIVRLGKSNGDTNFENLFINMSSYYKTQN, encoded by the coding sequence TTGAAACTCAACCTATCTTACAAACTCATCATTTATATAGTCCTTCTACAAAGTTTATCCTCCTGTAAAGTTGGACGGTTTATCGTTTATAATTTTGCAGATATCAACGACCATAAAAAATTTCCGTCAAGATCTATAGAAAAAGATTCCATCAGCTTCCAATTTACAGAGGCCAAAGTTTCCAAAATACCAGATTCTGTTACGGTTAGAAAAGAGAAGACCAGTTTTAAAACCTATCTAGAAGATAACGAAACCGTCGCGTTTTTAGTGATTAGAAACGACACCCTTCTATATGAAAACTATTGGTATGACTATAACCGCTCTTCTATTGTACCATCATTTTCTATGGCCAAATCGGTAACCTCTATCCTTATAGGCATTGCGATAGACGAAGGACTTATCACTTCTGTAAACGAACCGGTAACCAACTATATTCCGGAGCTGAAAGACAATGGATTTAACGAGGTAAGTCTTGAGCATCTGCTCCAAATGACCTCTGGGCTAAAGTTTAACGAAGGCTACTACAATCCCTTTGGGACGGTGGCTACCTTTTATTATGGGAGACGCCTTAGGAAAGCTGTGGAAAAGTTAGAACTTGAGAATCCTCCAGGAGTTGGGTTTAGCTATACTAGCGGCGAAGCACAATTGCTAGGCTTGGTTTTGGAACGAGCTCTCAACGGCCAGACCATCTCTTCGTATCTGGAAGAGAAATTGTGGAAACCTCTCCAAATGGAATATGATGCTAGCTGGAGCATAGATAAAAAGAAAAACGGACTGGAGAAAACCTTTTGTTGCCTAAATGCCAGAGCACGTGATTTTGCCAAGCTGGGCCGACTCTACCTCAACAAAGGAAACTGGAACGGACAACAGATTGTGTCTAAAGCATGGGTAGAGCGCTCTACAGCGATTGATACGACCAACGGGAGTTCTTGGGAGTACCAATACCAGTGGTGGATCCCTACCAAAACCGGTGACTTTATGGCCGAAGGAATTCTAGGCCAGTATATCTACGTAGACCCCAAAACCAACTTGATTATTGTAAGACTGGGAAAAAGTAATGGTGATACTAATTTTGAAAATCTTTTTATAAATATGAGTTCATATTATAAAACGCAAAATTAA
- a CDS encoding DNA modification system-associated small protein: MKIKETKLSQLHELNKICDDNGVDFDSLKALLDSLKTKKLLSKKNYHQQSIDDTINKAIK; encoded by the coding sequence ATGAAAATTAAAGAAACTAAATTATCACAACTCCATGAGCTTAATAAAATATGCGATGATAATGGTGTCGATTTTGACTCACTTAAGGCACTATTAGACTCTCTTAAAACAAAGAAATTACTTTCGAAAAAAAACTATCATCAGCAATCCATAGACGACACTATAAATAAAGCAATAAAATGA
- a CDS encoding 2,3,4,5-tetrahydropyridine-2,6-dicarboxylate N-succinyltransferase produces MEDLKQKILEAWDNRDLLQEKETIEAIRTVISRLDSGELRCAEPTTEGWQVNEWVKKGVVLYFPIQKMETMEAGIFEYHDKIPLKTGYKEKGIRVVPNAIARHGAYISKGVIMMPSYVNIGAYVDEGTMVDTWATVGSCAQIGKNVHLSGGVGIGGVLEPLQASPVIIEDGAFIGSRCIVVEGVRVEKEAVLGANVVLTMSTKIIDVTGDKPVETKGVIPARSVVIPGSYTKIFPAGEFNVPCALIIGKRKESTNKKTSLNDALRTYDVAV; encoded by the coding sequence ATGGAAGACTTAAAACAGAAGATACTAGAAGCTTGGGACAATCGAGACTTACTTCAAGAAAAGGAAACTATTGAGGCCATTCGTACTGTTATCTCTAGACTAGATAGTGGTGAATTACGTTGTGCAGAACCCACTACAGAAGGCTGGCAAGTCAACGAATGGGTAAAAAAAGGGGTGGTCTTGTATTTTCCAATTCAAAAAATGGAAACTATGGAGGCCGGGATTTTTGAATATCATGATAAAATACCACTAAAAACAGGATATAAAGAGAAAGGAATACGCGTAGTACCTAATGCTATTGCAAGGCATGGAGCTTATATTTCTAAAGGTGTCATTATGATGCCAAGTTATGTGAACATAGGCGCTTATGTAGATGAAGGGACTATGGTAGATACGTGGGCAACTGTAGGAAGTTGTGCTCAAATAGGTAAAAATGTGCATTTGTCTGGAGGGGTTGGAATTGGAGGAGTTTTGGAACCACTTCAAGCCTCACCGGTAATAATAGAAGACGGTGCTTTTATAGGGAGCCGCTGTATTGTTGTTGAAGGCGTAAGGGTAGAAAAAGAGGCCGTTTTAGGTGCCAATGTGGTATTGACCATGAGCACAAAAATTATAGATGTAACTGGAGACAAACCTGTTGAAACGAAGGGAGTTATACCAGCACGCTCTGTTGTGATTCCTGGCAGTTATACCAAAATATTTCCAGCAGGTGAATTCAATGTTCCCTGTGCCTTAATCATCGGTAAACGGAAAGAGAGTACAAACAAAAAGACGTCCCTTAACGATGCTTTGAGAACATATGATGTAGCGGTGTAA